A genomic region of Paralichthys olivaceus isolate ysfri-2021 chromosome 18, ASM2471397v2, whole genome shotgun sequence contains the following coding sequences:
- the nup54 gene encoding nucleoporin p54 isoform X6 — MAFNFGGAAGSTASTLTAPGFGAATTTAAAPATGFGFGSTNTGTFGGFGTTTTTAAAPGSTFSFAAPSNTTGGLFGNTQNKGFGFSSGLGTVTAPGTTGFGTSLGTTGLGGFGGFNIQSTQQQQAGGLFGQQQSQTQPTQLYQQVTALSAPTLLGDERDTILAKWNQLQAYWGTGKGYYSNNNPPVDFTQENPFCRFKAVGYSCVPVSKDEDGLVVLILGRKEADVRVQQQHLVESLHKVLGNNQTLTVNVDGVKALPNDQTEVIIYVVERSPNGTSKRIPATTLFSYLEQGNVKLQLTQIGVAMSVTRTELSPAQLKQLLQNAPAGVDPIIWEQAKVDNPDPEKLIPVPMVGFKELLRRLQIQEQMTTQHQTRVDIISNDISELQKNQATTVAKIAQYKRKLMDLSHRVLQVLIKQEIQRKSGYAIQVDEEHLRVQLDTIQSELNAPTQFKGRLNELMSQIRMQNHFGAVRSEERYSVDADLLREIKQHLKQQQDGLSHLISVIKDDLEDIKLIEHGLSDSGHMRGGILS; from the exons CTCTTACAGCCCCTGGGTTTGGGGCagccaccaccactgctgctgcaccagccACAGGATTTGGTTTTGGCTCCACCAACACTG GCACATTCGGTGGCTTTGGGACGACTACAACCACTGCTGCTGCGCCAGGGTCCACTTTTAGCTTTGCTGCTCCCTCGAACACCACAG GAGGCCTGTTTGGTAACACACAGAACAAAGGGTTTGGATTCTCCTCTGGGCTTGGCACTGTAACCGCGCCTGGAACAACAGGATTTGGGACGAGTTTAGGAACAACTGGTCTTGGAGGGTTCGGAGGCTTTAATATCCAGTCAACTCAGCAACAGCAAG CAGGAGGCTTGTTTGGCCAGCAGCAGAGTCAGACTCAGCCCACTCAGCTTTACCAGCAGGTCACCGCGCTATCAGCTCCCACCTTGTTGGGAGATGAGCGTGACACCATCTTGGCCAAATGGAACCAGCTGCAGGCTTACTGGGGCACCGGGAAGGGCTactacagcaacaacaacccaCCTGTGGACTTCACCCAGGAGAACCCATTCTGCAGGTTCAAG GCAGTGGGCTATAGCTGTGTCCCAGTGAGCAAGGATGAGGATGGTTTAGTGGTTCTGATTCTTGGAAGGAAGGAAGCTGATGTgcgagtgcagcagcagcatctggtGGAGTCTCTCCATAAGGTGCTGGGAAACAACCAAACACTCACTGTCAATGTGGATGGTGTCAAAGCCCTGCCGAATGACCA GACTGAGGTGATCATTTACGTGGTGGAGCGTTCCCCTAATGGCACCTCCAAGCGGATCCCTGCCACCACACTCTTTAGTTATTTGGAGCAGGGCAACGTCAAGCTCCAGCTCACACAGATTGGAGTGGCCATGTCCGTCACACGCACAGAGTTGTCTCCAGCACAgctcaaacagctgctgcaaaaTGCTCCTGCAG GAGTGGACCCTATCATCTGGGAGCAGGCCAAGGTAGACAACCCTGACCCAGAGAA gtTGATCCCAGTTCCTATGGTGGGTTTTAAGGAGCTCCTTCGCAGACTGCAGATCCAGGAGCAGATGACCACACAGCATCAGACAAGAGTGGAT ATAATCTCCAATGACATCAGTGAACTGCAGAAGAACCAGGCGACCACAGTTGCAAAGATCGCCCAGTACAAGAGGAAACTGATGGACCTCTCTCACAGAGTGCTGCAG GTGCTGATTAAACAGGAGATTCAGAGGAAAAGTGGTTACGCTATCCAGGTGGATGAGGAGCATCTCAGGGTGCAGCTGGACACGATTCAGTCTGAACTCAACGCCCCCACACAGTTCAAG GGTCGTTTGAATGAATTAATGTCCCAGATCCGGATGCAGAACCACTTTGGAGCAGTGAGATCAGAAGAGCGCTACAGTGTTGATGCAGAtcttctcagagaaatcaaacaa cacttgaagcagcagcaggacggtCTAAGTCATTTGATCAGCGTCATCAAAGACGACTTGGAAGACATCAAACTTATTGAGCACGGGCTGAGCGACAGTGGACACATGAGAGGAGGCATCCTGAGCTGA
- the nup54 gene encoding nucleoporin p54 isoform X3, which translates to MAFNFGGAAGSTASSAPGFSFGSFGAKTTASTAFGFGTAATTTTASSGFGTLTAPGFGAATTTAAAPATGFGFGSTNTGFGGLGAGNTTAGTFGGFGTTTTTAAAPGSTFSFAAPSNTTGGLFGNTQNKGFGFSSGLGTVTAPGTTGFGTSLGTTGLGGFGGFNIQSTQQQQAGGLFGQQQSQTQPTQLYQQVTALSAPTLLGDERDTILAKWNQLQAYWGTGKGYYSNNNPPVDFTQENPFCRFKAVGYSCVPVSKDEDGLVVLILGRKEADVRVQQQHLVESLHKVLGNNQTLTVNVDGVKALPNDQTEVIIYVVERSPNGTSKRIPATTLFSYLEQGNVKLQLTQIGVAMSVTRTELSPAQLKQLLQNAPAGVDPIIWEQAKVDNPDPEKLIPVPMVGFKELLRRLQIQEQMTTQHQTRVDIISNDISELQKNQATTVAKIAQYKRKLMDLSHRVLQVLIKQEIQRKSGYAIQVDEEHLRVQLDTIQSELNAPTQFKGRLNELMSQIRMQNHFGAVRSEERYSVDADLLREIKQHLKQQQDGLSHLISVIKDDLEDIKLIEHGLSDSGHMRGGILS; encoded by the exons CTCTTACAGCCCCTGGGTTTGGGGCagccaccaccactgctgctgcaccagccACAGGATTTGGTTTTGGCTCCACCAACACTG GATTTGGGGGGCTGGGAGCTGGAAACACCACGGCTG GCACATTCGGTGGCTTTGGGACGACTACAACCACTGCTGCTGCGCCAGGGTCCACTTTTAGCTTTGCTGCTCCCTCGAACACCACAG GAGGCCTGTTTGGTAACACACAGAACAAAGGGTTTGGATTCTCCTCTGGGCTTGGCACTGTAACCGCGCCTGGAACAACAGGATTTGGGACGAGTTTAGGAACAACTGGTCTTGGAGGGTTCGGAGGCTTTAATATCCAGTCAACTCAGCAACAGCAAG CAGGAGGCTTGTTTGGCCAGCAGCAGAGTCAGACTCAGCCCACTCAGCTTTACCAGCAGGTCACCGCGCTATCAGCTCCCACCTTGTTGGGAGATGAGCGTGACACCATCTTGGCCAAATGGAACCAGCTGCAGGCTTACTGGGGCACCGGGAAGGGCTactacagcaacaacaacccaCCTGTGGACTTCACCCAGGAGAACCCATTCTGCAGGTTCAAG GCAGTGGGCTATAGCTGTGTCCCAGTGAGCAAGGATGAGGATGGTTTAGTGGTTCTGATTCTTGGAAGGAAGGAAGCTGATGTgcgagtgcagcagcagcatctggtGGAGTCTCTCCATAAGGTGCTGGGAAACAACCAAACACTCACTGTCAATGTGGATGGTGTCAAAGCCCTGCCGAATGACCA GACTGAGGTGATCATTTACGTGGTGGAGCGTTCCCCTAATGGCACCTCCAAGCGGATCCCTGCCACCACACTCTTTAGTTATTTGGAGCAGGGCAACGTCAAGCTCCAGCTCACACAGATTGGAGTGGCCATGTCCGTCACACGCACAGAGTTGTCTCCAGCACAgctcaaacagctgctgcaaaaTGCTCCTGCAG GAGTGGACCCTATCATCTGGGAGCAGGCCAAGGTAGACAACCCTGACCCAGAGAA gtTGATCCCAGTTCCTATGGTGGGTTTTAAGGAGCTCCTTCGCAGACTGCAGATCCAGGAGCAGATGACCACACAGCATCAGACAAGAGTGGAT ATAATCTCCAATGACATCAGTGAACTGCAGAAGAACCAGGCGACCACAGTTGCAAAGATCGCCCAGTACAAGAGGAAACTGATGGACCTCTCTCACAGAGTGCTGCAG GTGCTGATTAAACAGGAGATTCAGAGGAAAAGTGGTTACGCTATCCAGGTGGATGAGGAGCATCTCAGGGTGCAGCTGGACACGATTCAGTCTGAACTCAACGCCCCCACACAGTTCAAG GGTCGTTTGAATGAATTAATGTCCCAGATCCGGATGCAGAACCACTTTGGAGCAGTGAGATCAGAAGAGCGCTACAGTGTTGATGCAGAtcttctcagagaaatcaaacaa cacttgaagcagcagcaggacggtCTAAGTCATTTGATCAGCGTCATCAAAGACGACTTGGAAGACATCAAACTTATTGAGCACGGGCTGAGCGACAGTGGACACATGAGAGGAGGCATCCTGAGCTGA
- the nup54 gene encoding nucleoporin p54 isoform X1, protein MAFNFGGAAGSTASSAPGFSFGSFGAKTTASTAFGFGTAATTTTASSGFGTLTAPGFGAATTTAAAPATGFGFGSTNTGFGGLGAGNTTAGGFSFGGFGLNANPAAISFNVGCFGTATTTGTVFNFGNSLASTGTFGGFGTTTTTAAAPGSTFSFAAPSNTTGGLFGNTQNKGFGFSSGLGTVTAPGTTGFGTSLGTTGLGGFGGFNIQSTQQQQAGGLFGQQQSQTQPTQLYQQVTALSAPTLLGDERDTILAKWNQLQAYWGTGKGYYSNNNPPVDFTQENPFCRFKAVGYSCVPVSKDEDGLVVLILGRKEADVRVQQQHLVESLHKVLGNNQTLTVNVDGVKALPNDQTEVIIYVVERSPNGTSKRIPATTLFSYLEQGNVKLQLTQIGVAMSVTRTELSPAQLKQLLQNAPAGVDPIIWEQAKVDNPDPEKLIPVPMVGFKELLRRLQIQEQMTTQHQTRVDIISNDISELQKNQATTVAKIAQYKRKLMDLSHRVLQVLIKQEIQRKSGYAIQVDEEHLRVQLDTIQSELNAPTQFKGRLNELMSQIRMQNHFGAVRSEERYSVDADLLREIKQHLKQQQDGLSHLISVIKDDLEDIKLIEHGLSDSGHMRGGILS, encoded by the exons CTCTTACAGCCCCTGGGTTTGGGGCagccaccaccactgctgctgcaccagccACAGGATTTGGTTTTGGCTCCACCAACACTG GATTTGGGGGGCTGGGAGCTGGAAACACCACGGCTGGTGGGTTTAGTTTTGGGGGGTTTGGTTTAAATGCCAACCCGGCAGCAATCAGCTTTAATGTGGGGTGCTTTGGTACAGCAACCACCACTGGCACTGTTTTCAATTTTGGTAATAGCCTGGCTAGCACAG GCACATTCGGTGGCTTTGGGACGACTACAACCACTGCTGCTGCGCCAGGGTCCACTTTTAGCTTTGCTGCTCCCTCGAACACCACAG GAGGCCTGTTTGGTAACACACAGAACAAAGGGTTTGGATTCTCCTCTGGGCTTGGCACTGTAACCGCGCCTGGAACAACAGGATTTGGGACGAGTTTAGGAACAACTGGTCTTGGAGGGTTCGGAGGCTTTAATATCCAGTCAACTCAGCAACAGCAAG CAGGAGGCTTGTTTGGCCAGCAGCAGAGTCAGACTCAGCCCACTCAGCTTTACCAGCAGGTCACCGCGCTATCAGCTCCCACCTTGTTGGGAGATGAGCGTGACACCATCTTGGCCAAATGGAACCAGCTGCAGGCTTACTGGGGCACCGGGAAGGGCTactacagcaacaacaacccaCCTGTGGACTTCACCCAGGAGAACCCATTCTGCAGGTTCAAG GCAGTGGGCTATAGCTGTGTCCCAGTGAGCAAGGATGAGGATGGTTTAGTGGTTCTGATTCTTGGAAGGAAGGAAGCTGATGTgcgagtgcagcagcagcatctggtGGAGTCTCTCCATAAGGTGCTGGGAAACAACCAAACACTCACTGTCAATGTGGATGGTGTCAAAGCCCTGCCGAATGACCA GACTGAGGTGATCATTTACGTGGTGGAGCGTTCCCCTAATGGCACCTCCAAGCGGATCCCTGCCACCACACTCTTTAGTTATTTGGAGCAGGGCAACGTCAAGCTCCAGCTCACACAGATTGGAGTGGCCATGTCCGTCACACGCACAGAGTTGTCTCCAGCACAgctcaaacagctgctgcaaaaTGCTCCTGCAG GAGTGGACCCTATCATCTGGGAGCAGGCCAAGGTAGACAACCCTGACCCAGAGAA gtTGATCCCAGTTCCTATGGTGGGTTTTAAGGAGCTCCTTCGCAGACTGCAGATCCAGGAGCAGATGACCACACAGCATCAGACAAGAGTGGAT ATAATCTCCAATGACATCAGTGAACTGCAGAAGAACCAGGCGACCACAGTTGCAAAGATCGCCCAGTACAAGAGGAAACTGATGGACCTCTCTCACAGAGTGCTGCAG GTGCTGATTAAACAGGAGATTCAGAGGAAAAGTGGTTACGCTATCCAGGTGGATGAGGAGCATCTCAGGGTGCAGCTGGACACGATTCAGTCTGAACTCAACGCCCCCACACAGTTCAAG GGTCGTTTGAATGAATTAATGTCCCAGATCCGGATGCAGAACCACTTTGGAGCAGTGAGATCAGAAGAGCGCTACAGTGTTGATGCAGAtcttctcagagaaatcaaacaa cacttgaagcagcagcaggacggtCTAAGTCATTTGATCAGCGTCATCAAAGACGACTTGGAAGACATCAAACTTATTGAGCACGGGCTGAGCGACAGTGGACACATGAGAGGAGGCATCCTGAGCTGA
- the nup54 gene encoding nucleoporin p54 isoform X4 encodes MAFNFGGAAGSTASSAPGFSFGSFGAKTTASTAFGFGTAATTTTASSGFGTLTAPGFGAATTTAAAPATGFGFGSTNTGTFGGFGTTTTTAAAPGSTFSFAAPSNTTGGLFGNTQNKGFGFSSGLGTVTAPGTTGFGTSLGTTGLGGFGGFNIQSTQQQQAGGLFGQQQSQTQPTQLYQQVTALSAPTLLGDERDTILAKWNQLQAYWGTGKGYYSNNNPPVDFTQENPFCRFKAVGYSCVPVSKDEDGLVVLILGRKEADVRVQQQHLVESLHKVLGNNQTLTVNVDGVKALPNDQTEVIIYVVERSPNGTSKRIPATTLFSYLEQGNVKLQLTQIGVAMSVTRTELSPAQLKQLLQNAPAGVDPIIWEQAKVDNPDPEKLIPVPMVGFKELLRRLQIQEQMTTQHQTRVDIISNDISELQKNQATTVAKIAQYKRKLMDLSHRVLQVLIKQEIQRKSGYAIQVDEEHLRVQLDTIQSELNAPTQFKGRLNELMSQIRMQNHFGAVRSEERYSVDADLLREIKQHLKQQQDGLSHLISVIKDDLEDIKLIEHGLSDSGHMRGGILS; translated from the exons CTCTTACAGCCCCTGGGTTTGGGGCagccaccaccactgctgctgcaccagccACAGGATTTGGTTTTGGCTCCACCAACACTG GCACATTCGGTGGCTTTGGGACGACTACAACCACTGCTGCTGCGCCAGGGTCCACTTTTAGCTTTGCTGCTCCCTCGAACACCACAG GAGGCCTGTTTGGTAACACACAGAACAAAGGGTTTGGATTCTCCTCTGGGCTTGGCACTGTAACCGCGCCTGGAACAACAGGATTTGGGACGAGTTTAGGAACAACTGGTCTTGGAGGGTTCGGAGGCTTTAATATCCAGTCAACTCAGCAACAGCAAG CAGGAGGCTTGTTTGGCCAGCAGCAGAGTCAGACTCAGCCCACTCAGCTTTACCAGCAGGTCACCGCGCTATCAGCTCCCACCTTGTTGGGAGATGAGCGTGACACCATCTTGGCCAAATGGAACCAGCTGCAGGCTTACTGGGGCACCGGGAAGGGCTactacagcaacaacaacccaCCTGTGGACTTCACCCAGGAGAACCCATTCTGCAGGTTCAAG GCAGTGGGCTATAGCTGTGTCCCAGTGAGCAAGGATGAGGATGGTTTAGTGGTTCTGATTCTTGGAAGGAAGGAAGCTGATGTgcgagtgcagcagcagcatctggtGGAGTCTCTCCATAAGGTGCTGGGAAACAACCAAACACTCACTGTCAATGTGGATGGTGTCAAAGCCCTGCCGAATGACCA GACTGAGGTGATCATTTACGTGGTGGAGCGTTCCCCTAATGGCACCTCCAAGCGGATCCCTGCCACCACACTCTTTAGTTATTTGGAGCAGGGCAACGTCAAGCTCCAGCTCACACAGATTGGAGTGGCCATGTCCGTCACACGCACAGAGTTGTCTCCAGCACAgctcaaacagctgctgcaaaaTGCTCCTGCAG GAGTGGACCCTATCATCTGGGAGCAGGCCAAGGTAGACAACCCTGACCCAGAGAA gtTGATCCCAGTTCCTATGGTGGGTTTTAAGGAGCTCCTTCGCAGACTGCAGATCCAGGAGCAGATGACCACACAGCATCAGACAAGAGTGGAT ATAATCTCCAATGACATCAGTGAACTGCAGAAGAACCAGGCGACCACAGTTGCAAAGATCGCCCAGTACAAGAGGAAACTGATGGACCTCTCTCACAGAGTGCTGCAG GTGCTGATTAAACAGGAGATTCAGAGGAAAAGTGGTTACGCTATCCAGGTGGATGAGGAGCATCTCAGGGTGCAGCTGGACACGATTCAGTCTGAACTCAACGCCCCCACACAGTTCAAG GGTCGTTTGAATGAATTAATGTCCCAGATCCGGATGCAGAACCACTTTGGAGCAGTGAGATCAGAAGAGCGCTACAGTGTTGATGCAGAtcttctcagagaaatcaaacaa cacttgaagcagcagcaggacggtCTAAGTCATTTGATCAGCGTCATCAAAGACGACTTGGAAGACATCAAACTTATTGAGCACGGGCTGAGCGACAGTGGACACATGAGAGGAGGCATCCTGAGCTGA
- the nup54 gene encoding nucleoporin p54 isoform X2, with protein sequence MAFNFGGAAGSTASTLTAPGFGAATTTAAAPATGFGFGSTNTGFGGLGAGNTTAGGFSFGGFGLNANPAAISFNVGCFGTATTTGTVFNFGNSLASTGTFGGFGTTTTTAAAPGSTFSFAAPSNTTGGLFGNTQNKGFGFSSGLGTVTAPGTTGFGTSLGTTGLGGFGGFNIQSTQQQQAGGLFGQQQSQTQPTQLYQQVTALSAPTLLGDERDTILAKWNQLQAYWGTGKGYYSNNNPPVDFTQENPFCRFKAVGYSCVPVSKDEDGLVVLILGRKEADVRVQQQHLVESLHKVLGNNQTLTVNVDGVKALPNDQTEVIIYVVERSPNGTSKRIPATTLFSYLEQGNVKLQLTQIGVAMSVTRTELSPAQLKQLLQNAPAGVDPIIWEQAKVDNPDPEKLIPVPMVGFKELLRRLQIQEQMTTQHQTRVDIISNDISELQKNQATTVAKIAQYKRKLMDLSHRVLQVLIKQEIQRKSGYAIQVDEEHLRVQLDTIQSELNAPTQFKGRLNELMSQIRMQNHFGAVRSEERYSVDADLLREIKQHLKQQQDGLSHLISVIKDDLEDIKLIEHGLSDSGHMRGGILS encoded by the exons CTCTTACAGCCCCTGGGTTTGGGGCagccaccaccactgctgctgcaccagccACAGGATTTGGTTTTGGCTCCACCAACACTG GATTTGGGGGGCTGGGAGCTGGAAACACCACGGCTGGTGGGTTTAGTTTTGGGGGGTTTGGTTTAAATGCCAACCCGGCAGCAATCAGCTTTAATGTGGGGTGCTTTGGTACAGCAACCACCACTGGCACTGTTTTCAATTTTGGTAATAGCCTGGCTAGCACAG GCACATTCGGTGGCTTTGGGACGACTACAACCACTGCTGCTGCGCCAGGGTCCACTTTTAGCTTTGCTGCTCCCTCGAACACCACAG GAGGCCTGTTTGGTAACACACAGAACAAAGGGTTTGGATTCTCCTCTGGGCTTGGCACTGTAACCGCGCCTGGAACAACAGGATTTGGGACGAGTTTAGGAACAACTGGTCTTGGAGGGTTCGGAGGCTTTAATATCCAGTCAACTCAGCAACAGCAAG CAGGAGGCTTGTTTGGCCAGCAGCAGAGTCAGACTCAGCCCACTCAGCTTTACCAGCAGGTCACCGCGCTATCAGCTCCCACCTTGTTGGGAGATGAGCGTGACACCATCTTGGCCAAATGGAACCAGCTGCAGGCTTACTGGGGCACCGGGAAGGGCTactacagcaacaacaacccaCCTGTGGACTTCACCCAGGAGAACCCATTCTGCAGGTTCAAG GCAGTGGGCTATAGCTGTGTCCCAGTGAGCAAGGATGAGGATGGTTTAGTGGTTCTGATTCTTGGAAGGAAGGAAGCTGATGTgcgagtgcagcagcagcatctggtGGAGTCTCTCCATAAGGTGCTGGGAAACAACCAAACACTCACTGTCAATGTGGATGGTGTCAAAGCCCTGCCGAATGACCA GACTGAGGTGATCATTTACGTGGTGGAGCGTTCCCCTAATGGCACCTCCAAGCGGATCCCTGCCACCACACTCTTTAGTTATTTGGAGCAGGGCAACGTCAAGCTCCAGCTCACACAGATTGGAGTGGCCATGTCCGTCACACGCACAGAGTTGTCTCCAGCACAgctcaaacagctgctgcaaaaTGCTCCTGCAG GAGTGGACCCTATCATCTGGGAGCAGGCCAAGGTAGACAACCCTGACCCAGAGAA gtTGATCCCAGTTCCTATGGTGGGTTTTAAGGAGCTCCTTCGCAGACTGCAGATCCAGGAGCAGATGACCACACAGCATCAGACAAGAGTGGAT ATAATCTCCAATGACATCAGTGAACTGCAGAAGAACCAGGCGACCACAGTTGCAAAGATCGCCCAGTACAAGAGGAAACTGATGGACCTCTCTCACAGAGTGCTGCAG GTGCTGATTAAACAGGAGATTCAGAGGAAAAGTGGTTACGCTATCCAGGTGGATGAGGAGCATCTCAGGGTGCAGCTGGACACGATTCAGTCTGAACTCAACGCCCCCACACAGTTCAAG GGTCGTTTGAATGAATTAATGTCCCAGATCCGGATGCAGAACCACTTTGGAGCAGTGAGATCAGAAGAGCGCTACAGTGTTGATGCAGAtcttctcagagaaatcaaacaa cacttgaagcagcagcaggacggtCTAAGTCATTTGATCAGCGTCATCAAAGACGACTTGGAAGACATCAAACTTATTGAGCACGGGCTGAGCGACAGTGGACACATGAGAGGAGGCATCCTGAGCTGA
- the nup54 gene encoding nucleoporin p54 isoform X5 translates to MAFNFGGAAGSTASTLTAPGFGAATTTAAAPATGFGFGSTNTGFGGLGAGNTTAGTFGGFGTTTTTAAAPGSTFSFAAPSNTTGGLFGNTQNKGFGFSSGLGTVTAPGTTGFGTSLGTTGLGGFGGFNIQSTQQQQAGGLFGQQQSQTQPTQLYQQVTALSAPTLLGDERDTILAKWNQLQAYWGTGKGYYSNNNPPVDFTQENPFCRFKAVGYSCVPVSKDEDGLVVLILGRKEADVRVQQQHLVESLHKVLGNNQTLTVNVDGVKALPNDQTEVIIYVVERSPNGTSKRIPATTLFSYLEQGNVKLQLTQIGVAMSVTRTELSPAQLKQLLQNAPAGVDPIIWEQAKVDNPDPEKLIPVPMVGFKELLRRLQIQEQMTTQHQTRVDIISNDISELQKNQATTVAKIAQYKRKLMDLSHRVLQVLIKQEIQRKSGYAIQVDEEHLRVQLDTIQSELNAPTQFKGRLNELMSQIRMQNHFGAVRSEERYSVDADLLREIKQHLKQQQDGLSHLISVIKDDLEDIKLIEHGLSDSGHMRGGILS, encoded by the exons CTCTTACAGCCCCTGGGTTTGGGGCagccaccaccactgctgctgcaccagccACAGGATTTGGTTTTGGCTCCACCAACACTG GATTTGGGGGGCTGGGAGCTGGAAACACCACGGCTG GCACATTCGGTGGCTTTGGGACGACTACAACCACTGCTGCTGCGCCAGGGTCCACTTTTAGCTTTGCTGCTCCCTCGAACACCACAG GAGGCCTGTTTGGTAACACACAGAACAAAGGGTTTGGATTCTCCTCTGGGCTTGGCACTGTAACCGCGCCTGGAACAACAGGATTTGGGACGAGTTTAGGAACAACTGGTCTTGGAGGGTTCGGAGGCTTTAATATCCAGTCAACTCAGCAACAGCAAG CAGGAGGCTTGTTTGGCCAGCAGCAGAGTCAGACTCAGCCCACTCAGCTTTACCAGCAGGTCACCGCGCTATCAGCTCCCACCTTGTTGGGAGATGAGCGTGACACCATCTTGGCCAAATGGAACCAGCTGCAGGCTTACTGGGGCACCGGGAAGGGCTactacagcaacaacaacccaCCTGTGGACTTCACCCAGGAGAACCCATTCTGCAGGTTCAAG GCAGTGGGCTATAGCTGTGTCCCAGTGAGCAAGGATGAGGATGGTTTAGTGGTTCTGATTCTTGGAAGGAAGGAAGCTGATGTgcgagtgcagcagcagcatctggtGGAGTCTCTCCATAAGGTGCTGGGAAACAACCAAACACTCACTGTCAATGTGGATGGTGTCAAAGCCCTGCCGAATGACCA GACTGAGGTGATCATTTACGTGGTGGAGCGTTCCCCTAATGGCACCTCCAAGCGGATCCCTGCCACCACACTCTTTAGTTATTTGGAGCAGGGCAACGTCAAGCTCCAGCTCACACAGATTGGAGTGGCCATGTCCGTCACACGCACAGAGTTGTCTCCAGCACAgctcaaacagctgctgcaaaaTGCTCCTGCAG GAGTGGACCCTATCATCTGGGAGCAGGCCAAGGTAGACAACCCTGACCCAGAGAA gtTGATCCCAGTTCCTATGGTGGGTTTTAAGGAGCTCCTTCGCAGACTGCAGATCCAGGAGCAGATGACCACACAGCATCAGACAAGAGTGGAT ATAATCTCCAATGACATCAGTGAACTGCAGAAGAACCAGGCGACCACAGTTGCAAAGATCGCCCAGTACAAGAGGAAACTGATGGACCTCTCTCACAGAGTGCTGCAG GTGCTGATTAAACAGGAGATTCAGAGGAAAAGTGGTTACGCTATCCAGGTGGATGAGGAGCATCTCAGGGTGCAGCTGGACACGATTCAGTCTGAACTCAACGCCCCCACACAGTTCAAG GGTCGTTTGAATGAATTAATGTCCCAGATCCGGATGCAGAACCACTTTGGAGCAGTGAGATCAGAAGAGCGCTACAGTGTTGATGCAGAtcttctcagagaaatcaaacaa cacttgaagcagcagcaggacggtCTAAGTCATTTGATCAGCGTCATCAAAGACGACTTGGAAGACATCAAACTTATTGAGCACGGGCTGAGCGACAGTGGACACATGAGAGGAGGCATCCTGAGCTGA